Proteins encoded in a region of the Paracoccus alcaliphilus genome:
- a CDS encoding lipopolysaccharide biosynthesis protein, translating into MSRHPHNTASETPRGPSLQRNIAYAISARVFMALSQFAILAIIVHMGLPQDVGALTLASAIVTPLFFLTSMGMNEVHTVDDFDRFTRADYVALRFFAGIVAIGLTILVVVFFQGDESRLVQLTAIAFSLVRFFGAQSSLIHGVFQRDERLNFVAVSTIGRGSIGLVVFATTFWLTRNLPLALLCEAVAWFFSYFVVDRALLVRMNAQTQFAQLRQVRARTILALAWWVLPIGVALWMTRASASVPPMVLARYTDLAAVGLFGTLAYVHSALSMAVGPMGTASAARLRKYYREGRARKFSRLTCNLALFAGLIGLCAVAFGWFLGDVALGLVFGDTYRNAELFTIILLGTAVSIIGMQLLTAVTAAQAFNHRLLSSALGLVAAMIAALVLIPSHGVYGAGWAMVVMAVVRLIFALTAFRIVLGKIPQARGDAPSHSIVGA; encoded by the coding sequence ATGAGCCGCCACCCCCACAACACCGCCAGCGAGACGCCCCGTGGCCCCTCGCTGCAACGCAATATCGCCTATGCGATTTCGGCGCGGGTGTTTATGGCGCTGTCGCAATTCGCGATTCTGGCGATCATCGTGCATATGGGACTGCCGCAGGATGTCGGGGCGCTGACCCTGGCCTCGGCCATCGTGACGCCGCTGTTCTTCCTGACCTCGATGGGCATGAACGAGGTCCATACCGTCGATGATTTCGACCGCTTCACCCGTGCCGATTACGTCGCGCTGCGGTTCTTTGCCGGGATCGTGGCGATCGGGCTGACGATTCTGGTCGTGGTCTTCTTTCAGGGCGACGAGAGCCGGCTGGTGCAACTGACCGCCATCGCCTTTTCGCTGGTGCGCTTTTTCGGGGCGCAGTCCAGCCTGATCCACGGTGTGTTCCAGCGGGACGAGAGGCTGAATTTCGTCGCCGTCTCGACCATCGGGCGGGGCAGCATCGGGCTGGTGGTCTTTGCCACCACCTTCTGGCTGACCCGCAACCTGCCGCTGGCCTTGTTGTGCGAGGCGGTGGCGTGGTTCTTCAGCTATTTTGTGGTGGACCGGGCCTTGCTGGTGAGGATGAATGCGCAGACGCAATTCGCGCAGTTGCGGCAGGTGCGGGCGCGGACGATCCTGGCGCTGGCGTGGTGGGTGTTGCCCATCGGGGTCGCGCTGTGGATGACGCGGGCCTCGGCCAGCGTGCCGCCGATGGTGCTGGCGCGTTATACCGATCTGGCGGCGGTCGGGCTGTTCGGGACGCTGGCCTATGTCCATTCGGCGCTGTCGATGGCGGTGGGCCCGATGGGCACGGCCAGTGCCGCCCGGCTGCGCAAATACTATCGCGAGGGCAGGGCGCGCAAATTCAGTCGCCTGACCTGCAACCTGGCGCTGTTTGCTGGGCTGATCGGGCTGTGCGCCGTGGCCTTTGGCTGGTTTCTTGGCGATGTCGCGCTGGGGCTGGTCTTTGGCGATACCTATCGCAATGCCGAGCTGTTCACGATCATCCTGCTGGGCACGGCGGTCAGTATCATCGGCATGCAGTTGCTGACGGCGGTCACGGCGGCGCAGGCCTTCAACCACCGACTGCTCAGCAGCGCGCTTGGCCTTGTCGCGGCAATGATCGCGGCGCTGGTCCTGATTCCGTCGCATGGCGTCTATGGCGCGGGCTGGGCGATGGTGGTGATGGCGGTGGTGCGGCTGATCTTCGCGCTGACCGCGTTTCGCATCGTGCTGGGCAAGATCCCGCAAGCTCGCGGAGATGCCCCATCCCATTCCATCGTCGGAGCGTGA
- a CDS encoding carbohydrate ABC transporter permease, producing MSVHDMPAGSGASWLNRVVIYGLLLIFAGMYLLPLFVMLTTSFKPLAEIRGGDILALPSEPTIQPWLRAWGSACIGVTCEGIKGYFWNSIRMVVPAVLISTALGALNGYVLTKWRFRGHRLVFGLMLFACFIPFQSVLIPMARVLGQLGLSNTTAGLVLVHVVYGIGFTTLFFRNYYEAFPTELVHSAQVDGAGFFTIFWRILLPSSAPIIVVCVIYQFTNIWNDFLFGVSFASGGGAPMTVALNNLVASSTGVKEYNVDMAAAVIAALPTLIVYVVAGRYFMRGLMAGAVKG from the coding sequence ATGAGCGTGCATGACATGCCCGCAGGTTCCGGCGCCTCATGGCTGAACCGGGTGGTGATCTATGGTCTGCTGCTGATCTTCGCGGGCATGTATCTGCTGCCGCTGTTCGTGATGCTGACCACCTCTTTCAAGCCGCTGGCCGAGATCCGGGGCGGCGACATTCTGGCGCTGCCGTCCGAGCCGACGATCCAGCCCTGGCTGCGCGCCTGGGGCAGCGCCTGCATCGGCGTCACCTGCGAGGGGATCAAGGGTTACTTCTGGAACTCGATCAGGATGGTGGTTCCGGCGGTGCTGATCTCGACCGCGCTGGGGGCGCTGAACGGCTATGTGCTGACGAAATGGCGGTTTCGCGGGCACAGGCTGGTTTTCGGGCTGATGCTGTTTGCCTGTTTCATCCCCTTCCAGTCGGTGCTGATCCCGATGGCGCGGGTCTTGGGACAACTGGGCCTGTCGAATACCACGGCCGGGCTGGTGCTGGTCCATGTCGTCTATGGTATCGGCTTTACCACGCTGTTTTTCCGTAACTATTACGAGGCCTTCCCGACCGAGCTGGTTCATTCCGCGCAGGTGGACGGGGCGGGTTTCTTTACCATCTTCTGGCGCATCCTGCTGCCGTCCTCGGCGCCGATCATCGTCGTCTGCGTGATCTATCAGTTCACCAATATCTGGAACGATTTTCTGTTCGGCGTCTCGTTTGCCTCGGGCGGGGGGGCGCCGATGACCGTGGCGCTGAACAATCTGGTGGCCTCATCCACGGGGGTCAAGGAATACAATGTGGACATGGCGGCGGCGGTGATCGCGGCCCTGCCCACGCTGATCGTCTATGTCGTCGCCGGGCGCTATTTCATGCGCGGGTTGATGGCGGGCGCAGTCAAGGGATAA
- a CDS encoding carbohydrate ABC transporter permease, with the protein MATTSPGMLRRLQDWLPRLVLAPSFALVLIFVYGFIVWTAVLSMSTSRILPVYKWAGFDAYERLFAQPNWWMALKNLAIFGSLYIIICIALGLLLAILLDQRIRIEGVLRPIYLYPMALSFVVTGTAWKWFLNPGMGFQNTVRGWGWEGFTFDWLVRPDMAIYTVAIAGIWQASGFVMAMFLAGLRGIDSEMLKAATVDGASTFTIYRRIVIPLLRPAFLSAVIVLAHMAIKSYDLVIALTGGGPGNATELPSTFMYSYTFTRSQMAVGSASAMIMLMGIAAIMVPYLYSELREEKR; encoded by the coding sequence ATGGCCACGACATCCCCCGGCATGCTGCGACGCCTGCAGGATTGGCTGCCGCGTCTGGTGCTGGCACCTTCCTTCGCGCTGGTGCTGATCTTCGTCTATGGCTTCATCGTCTGGACGGCGGTCCTGTCCATGTCCACATCGCGCATCCTGCCGGTCTATAAATGGGCGGGCTTTGACGCCTACGAGCGGCTGTTCGCGCAACCAAACTGGTGGATGGCGCTGAAAAATCTGGCGATTTTCGGGTCGCTCTATATCATCATCTGCATCGCGCTGGGGCTGCTGCTGGCGATCCTGCTGGATCAGCGCATCCGCATCGAGGGCGTGCTGCGGCCGATCTATCTTTACCCGATGGCACTGTCCTTCGTGGTCACAGGGACGGCGTGGAAATGGTTTCTGAACCCCGGCATGGGGTTTCAGAACACCGTGCGCGGCTGGGGATGGGAGGGGTTCACCTTCGACTGGCTGGTCCGGCCCGACATGGCCATCTATACCGTCGCCATCGCCGGGATCTGGCAGGCATCGGGCTTTGTCATGGCGATGTTTCTGGCGGGTCTGCGCGGCATCGACAGCGAGATGCTGAAGGCCGCCACGGTGGATGGCGCCTCGACCTTCACCATCTATCGCCGCATCGTGATTCCGCTGCTGCGCCCGGCATTCCTGTCGGCGGTGATCGTGCTGGCCCATATGGCGATCAAGTCCTATGACCTCGTGATCGCGCTGACCGGCGGCGGGCCGGGGAATGCGACCGAGCTGCCCTCGACCTTCATGTATTCCTACACCTTTACCCGCAGCCAGATGGCGGTGGGCTCGGCCTCGGCCATGATCATGCTGATGGGGATCGCGGCGATCATGGTGCCCTATCTCTATTCCGAGCTGCGGGAGGAGAAGCGATGA
- a CDS encoding sugar-transfer associated ATP-grasp domain-containing protein has product MNTAAVKRMARKTVASARTARMHMLKRAIARRALSALEASGRALSPQMRRQALDYAIGHLGWKGYAEWLQVYAAASGQFRPGWLPDNYYTAEVMPRVNGAYHHMARQRAANRVLFGDDAFPDIGYVVNGLLLDADYRVIPPAAAAATMSRFGDRIVVKSDASGFGAGVRSLATRGLDMASLTATGNGVIQRMIEPHPFFDRFGLPSVPTLRIATVITDQGQAEVRGCYLKLGRKGHGHVMASDQLRIAVDWTSGRLADEGFMTSWRVVERHPDTGAEFAGLTLPQIGDCVQTALRLHRRMPLPRFLSWDMLPDRHGRVQVLEWEGGVVSFAEPMQGPCFADLGWDRLHLTGGASGKPGAAPTLIAGRT; this is encoded by the coding sequence GTGAATACCGCTGCTGTCAAACGCATGGCCCGCAAGACCGTGGCTTCGGCCAGAACCGCGCGCATGCATATGCTGAAACGCGCCATCGCCCGGCGCGCGCTGTCCGCGCTGGAGGCGTCGGGCCGGGCGCTGTCGCCGCAGATGCGCAGGCAGGCGCTGGACTATGCCATCGGGCATCTGGGCTGGAAGGGCTATGCCGAATGGTTGCAGGTCTATGCTGCCGCATCGGGGCAGTTCCGGCCGGGCTGGCTGCCCGACAACTATTACACGGCCGAGGTGATGCCGCGCGTCAACGGTGCCTATCACCATATGGCCCGCCAGCGGGCGGCCAACCGGGTGCTGTTCGGCGATGATGCCTTTCCCGATATCGGCTATGTGGTCAACGGCTTGCTGCTGGATGCCGATTACCGGGTGATCCCGCCTGCGGCTGCCGCCGCGACCATGTCCCGGTTCGGCGACCGGATCGTCGTCAAAAGCGATGCCAGCGGCTTTGGCGCCGGGGTGCGCAGCCTTGCGACGCGGGGCCTTGATATGGCCAGCCTGACCGCGACGGGCAATGGCGTGATCCAGCGCATGATAGAGCCGCATCCGTTCTTTGACCGTTTCGGGCTGCCCTCGGTCCCGACGCTGCGTATCGCCACTGTCATCACCGATCAAGGGCAGGCCGAGGTCAGGGGCTGCTATCTGAAGCTGGGGCGCAAGGGGCATGGTCATGTCATGGCCTCGGACCAGCTGCGCATCGCGGTGGACTGGACCAGCGGGCGTCTGGCGGATGAGGGGTTCATGACCTCGTGGCGGGTGGTGGAGCGCCATCCCGATACGGGGGCGGAATTCGCCGGGCTGACCCTGCCGCAGATCGGCGATTGCGTCCAGACCGCGCTGCGCCTGCATCGCCGGATGCCGCTGCCCCGGTTTCTCAGCTGGGACATGCTGCCCGACCGTCATGGCCGGGTGCAGGTGCTGGAATGGGAAGGCGGCGTGGTCAGCTTTGCCGAGCCGATGCAAGGCCCGTGCTTTGCCGATCTGGGCTGGGACCGGTTGCATCTGACGGGCGGGGCGTCAGGCAAGCCCGGCGCCGCGCCGACGCTGATCGCGGGCCGGACATGA
- a CDS encoding glycosyltransferase family 4 protein, producing MAQQGRQVRRVLIVSDFASVTGGQAKVAIDSARLLADRGIGVLFFAACGPVSGLLDHPGIRVICLDQRTILDEPSRLRAMTTGIWNAAALRSLREVIAGMDAGCDVLHCHGFAKALSPAIGRALAGGGIRSVFTMHEYFLACPNGGFFDYRRQEICHRPALGWSCMTTNCDARRVEHKAWRVLRGAVGATLGKLPRGLRDVIYISDRQRQVMAPYLPRAARLHHVSNPVEAGGPRVDAAANRELVFVGRLSPEKGALQLARAAASLDMPVTFVGDGPEEERIRQANPDAQITGWKTPAEVQEYLGRARALVFPSLWYEGQPLVPIEALLRGIPVVCGNWSAATESVQDGQNGIIYDRPDAGSLKAALLRLPALGRFDPGALADHVAPATHADRLIGIYDGMLSRAA from the coding sequence ATGGCGCAGCAGGGCAGGCAAGTGCGGCGGGTGCTGATCGTCAGCGACTTTGCCTCGGTCACCGGCGGGCAGGCCAAGGTCGCCATCGACAGCGCCCGGCTGCTGGCCGATCGCGGCATCGGGGTGCTGTTCTTTGCCGCCTGCGGGCCGGTCTCGGGTCTGCTGGACCATCCGGGCATCCGGGTGATCTGCCTTGACCAGCGCACCATTCTGGACGAGCCCAGCCGGTTGCGCGCCATGACCACCGGCATCTGGAACGCCGCCGCCCTGCGCAGCCTGCGAGAGGTCATCGCCGGAATGGATGCCGGTTGCGATGTGCTGCATTGCCACGGCTTTGCCAAGGCGCTGTCGCCCGCCATCGGCCGGGCGCTGGCCGGGGGTGGGATACGCTCGGTCTTTACCATGCATGAATATTTCCTGGCCTGCCCGAATGGCGGCTTTTTCGACTATCGGCGGCAGGAAATCTGCCACCGCCCCGCCCTGGGCTGGTCCTGCATGACGACGAACTGCGATGCCAGACGGGTCGAGCACAAGGCTTGGCGCGTCCTGCGCGGGGCGGTGGGCGCGACGCTTGGCAAGCTGCCGCGAGGATTGCGCGACGTGATCTATATCTCGGACCGGCAGCGGCAGGTCATGGCGCCCTATCTGCCACGCGCGGCGCGGCTGCATCACGTCTCGAACCCGGTCGAGGCGGGCGGGCCGCGGGTCGATGCCGCCGCCAATCGCGAACTGGTCTTTGTGGGGCGGTTGTCGCCGGAAAAGGGCGCGCTGCAACTGGCGCGGGCGGCAGCGTCGCTGGATATGCCGGTCACATTCGTGGGCGACGGCCCCGAGGAAGAACGCATCCGTCAGGCCAATCCCGACGCCCAAATAACCGGCTGGAAAACCCCGGCCGAGGTGCAGGAATATCTTGGTCGGGCCCGCGCGCTGGTCTTTCCCAGCCTGTGGTACGAGGGCCAGCCGCTGGTGCCGATCGAGGCCCTTTTACGCGGCATCCCCGTCGTCTGCGGCAATTGGAGCGCGGCGACGGAATCGGTGCAGGACGGGCAGAACGGCATCATCTATGACCGGCCCGATGCGGGTTCGCTGAAGGCGGCGCTGCTGCGTCTGCCCGCATTGGGGCGCTTTGATCCGGGGGCGCTGGCCGATCACGTCGCCCCCGCCACCCATGCCGACCGGCTGATCGGTATCTATGACGGGATGTTGTCGCGGGCGGCGTGA
- a CDS encoding glycosyltransferase family 4 protein has translation MHAYRGRLGADIRRQITEHAPEIVHFASHWPSGALLDMADAPPFTVSLDCTRANIERDFGFGIWTLPEMEREAELLRRAARIYPMSHWAADSLVGDYGIDPARIRIIPPAQNLTAFKPKRSHDGPPNIVFIGNDFVRKGGPRLVEWVQGPLAGRCHLHIVSADPLAMVRGPDITAHGRVPHADLIARLLPKMDMMCLPTELDMSPHVLVEAAAARLPVVASRLGGIADIVLNGRSGILADIDSDAEFIAALTQLIEAPDLRRRMGEAAFRHARIAFDADTVYSQMIDEIRAAASMQDAAIFAPYVPQGVGVLNASRQPG, from the coding sequence ATCCACGCCTACAGGGGGCGGCTGGGGGCCGATATCCGCCGCCAGATCACCGAACACGCCCCCGAGATCGTGCATTTCGCCTCTCACTGGCCCTCGGGCGCGCTGCTGGACATGGCGGATGCGCCGCCCTTTACCGTGTCGCTGGACTGCACCCGCGCCAATATCGAGCGTGATTTCGGCTTTGGCATCTGGACCCTGCCGGAAATGGAGCGAGAGGCCGAATTGCTGCGCCGCGCCGCCCGCATCTATCCCATGAGCCACTGGGCCGCCGATTCGCTGGTTGGTGATTACGGCATCGACCCCGCGCGGATCAGGATCATTCCGCCCGCGCAGAATCTGACGGCGTTCAAACCGAAGCGAAGCCATGACGGGCCGCCCAATATTGTTTTCATCGGCAATGATTTCGTGCGCAAGGGCGGGCCGCGTCTGGTGGAATGGGTGCAGGGACCGTTGGCCGGGCGCTGCCATCTGCATATCGTGTCCGCCGATCCGTTGGCGATGGTGCGGGGGCCGGATATCACCGCGCATGGGCGGGTGCCGCATGCCGATCTGATCGCCCGGTTGCTGCCGAAGATGGATATGATGTGCCTGCCCACGGAACTGGATATGTCGCCCCATGTGCTGGTCGAGGCCGCCGCCGCGCGGCTGCCGGTCGTGGCCAGCAGGCTGGGCGGCATTGCCGATATCGTGCTGAATGGGCGCAGCGGGATTTTGGCCGATATCGACAGCGACGCGGAATTCATCGCCGCGTTGACGCAGCTGATCGAGGCGCCCGACCTGCGCCGCCGCATGGGCGAGGCCGCCTTTCGCCATGCCCGCATCGCCTTTGACGCCGATACCGTCTATTCGCAGATGATCGACGAAATCCGCGCGGCAGCCTCGATGCAGGATGCCGCCATCTTCGCGCCCTATGTGCCGCAGGGGGTGGGGGTGCTGAATGCGTCACGTCAGCCGGGATGA
- a CDS encoding glycosyltransferase family 4 protein, protein MRVLSLCETAMGGVGIYQNYLGGLAHEGRHLHFLVPAQHSSLIDPDLDVVTFQRRRRGLVALLHMLLRFQQTRRRLAPDIYLFHSTFALLALLLLRLSGDRSPAFYFPHGWAVSNFAEGGWKQRVVRVIEGRLSGLATCVVNVSTAECELAQRLGYRGRMRVIENAVPDVADRARLPEPIQPNTLQLLFVGRFDRQKGLDLLLQAFARASRQRPDLRLNVIGEAVRGGHNPSQPPPNVQLVGWVDRAEIDHWYRSADAILVPSRWEGLPLVIPEALRNGTPVLCSRRSGMERLVTPGATGDHFPLTVEAIESLLLRLDRDELRRMRPACRAAYEARFAMTRWRAEIDTLLSEDGPAKALAA, encoded by the coding sequence ATGCGCGTTCTCAGCCTGTGCGAAACCGCGATGGGCGGGGTCGGCATCTATCAGAACTATCTGGGCGGTCTGGCGCATGAGGGGCGTCACCTGCATTTTCTGGTGCCCGCGCAGCACAGCTCTCTGATCGACCCCGATCTGGATGTCGTGACCTTTCAGCGCCGCCGCCGGGGGCTGGTCGCGCTGCTGCATATGCTGCTGCGGTTTCAGCAGACGCGGCGGCGGCTTGCGCCCGATATCTATCTGTTTCACAGCACCTTCGCGCTGCTGGCGCTGTTGCTGTTGCGGCTGTCGGGGGATCGCAGTCCCGCCTTCTATTTTCCGCATGGCTGGGCGGTCAGCAACTTTGCCGAGGGCGGCTGGAAACAGCGCGTCGTGCGGGTGATCGAGGGGCGGCTGTCCGGGCTGGCGACCTGCGTGGTCAATGTCTCGACCGCCGAATGCGAGCTGGCGCAGCGGCTTGGCTATCGCGGGCGGATGCGGGTGATCGAGAATGCGGTTCCCGATGTCGCGGATCGCGCGCGGCTGCCCGAACCGATCCAGCCCAACACGCTGCAACTGCTGTTCGTGGGGCGCTTCGACCGGCAAAAGGGGCTGGACCTGCTGCTTCAGGCATTCGCCCGCGCCAGCCGCCAGCGCCCCGATCTGCGCCTGAACGTGATCGGCGAGGCCGTCCGGGGCGGCCACAATCCCAGCCAGCCGCCGCCGAATGTGCAGCTTGTCGGCTGGGTGGATCGCGCCGAGATAGACCACTGGTATCGCAGCGCCGATGCCATTCTGGTGCCCTCGCGGTGGGAGGGCTTGCCGCTGGTCATCCCCGAGGCGCTTCGCAATGGCACGCCGGTCCTGTGTTCGCGGCGCAGCGGGATGGAGCGGCTGGTGACCCCCGGCGCCACCGGCGATCATTTCCCGCTGACGGTCGAGGCGATCGAATCGCTTCTGCTGCGGCTGGATCGCGACGAGTTGCGGCGGATGCGCCCGGCCTGCCGCGCGGCCTATGAAGCCCGTTTCGCCATGACGCGCTGGCGGGCCGAGATCGACACGCTGTTGTCCGAAGACGGCCCCGCAAAGGCCCTTGCCGCATGA
- a CDS encoding ABC transporter ATP-binding protein, with product MAFIEIERLERSIGALKILKGIDISLEKGGFLVLLGPSGCGKSTLLNAIAGLQPPTAGDIRIDGHSVMDLHPSKRDIAMVFQSYALYPNMTVAQNIGFPLEMAGVARAQRETDIEAVARTLQIGHLLGRRPGQLSGGQRQRVAMARALVRKPRLFLFDEPLSNLDAKLRVEVRAEIKRLHQQTGATIIYVTHDQIEAMTLATQIVVMKEGEIQQSGTPAQIYGQPANMFVADFMGSPAMNMLPGTVAPDGRGLIPEAAPDDVLPLPCPLSPGRKVVLGIRPENIGQEIGPGMFALDLPVEIVEPTGSDVFLSLRFGTALLTARLPGAARAVAGGVQRVGLDLSHAVLFDAESRQRIDG from the coding sequence ATGGCCTTCATCGAGATCGAGCGGCTGGAACGCAGCATCGGTGCCCTGAAAATCCTGAAAGGCATCGACATATCGCTGGAAAAGGGCGGTTTTCTGGTGCTGCTGGGGCCATCGGGCTGCGGCAAGTCCACGCTGCTGAACGCCATCGCCGGATTGCAGCCGCCAACGGCGGGCGATATCCGCATCGACGGTCACAGCGTGATGGACCTGCATCCGTCCAAGCGCGATATTGCCATGGTTTTTCAATCCTATGCGCTGTATCCCAACATGACCGTGGCGCAGAATATCGGCTTTCCGCTGGAGATGGCGGGGGTGGCCAGGGCACAGCGCGAAACCGACATTGAAGCCGTGGCGCGGACCTTGCAGATCGGGCATCTGCTGGGGCGTCGCCCCGGGCAGTTGTCGGGCGGGCAGCGCCAGCGGGTCGCGATGGCCCGCGCGCTGGTGCGCAAGCCTCGGCTGTTCCTGTTCGACGAGCCTTTGTCGAACCTTGACGCGAAACTGCGGGTCGAGGTCCGGGCCGAAATCAAGCGCCTGCATCAGCAAACCGGCGCGACGATCATCTATGTCACCCATGACCAGATCGAGGCGATGACGCTGGCCACCCAGATCGTGGTGATGAAAGAGGGCGAGATCCAGCAATCCGGCACGCCCGCGCAGATCTATGGCCAGCCGGCCAACATGTTCGTGGCCGATTTCATGGGGTCGCCGGCGATGAACATGCTGCCGGGCACGGTGGCGCCGGATGGCAGAGGCCTGATCCCCGAGGCGGCGCCCGACGATGTGCTGCCGCTGCCCTGCCCTCTGTCGCCGGGTCGCAAGGTCGTGTTGGGGATCCGCCCGGAAAATATCGGGCAGGAAATCGGGCCGGGCATGTTCGCGCTGGACCTGCCGGTCGAGATCGTCGAGCCGACGGGGTCGGACGTGTTCCTGTCGCTGCGTTTCGGCACCGCGCTGCTGACGGCGCGGCTGCCCGGCGCGGCGCGGGCGGTGGCCGGGGGCGTGCAGCGGGTCGGGCTGGATCTGTCCCATGCGGTTCTGTTCGACGCCGAAAGCCGCCAGCGCATCGACGGCTGA
- a CDS encoding sulfotransferase, producing the protein MTPDWLPNLFICGVPKAGTSSLHRWLSDHPDAFGALDKEARFFMDPGGHIHRPDFNIANGLEGYRSQFPIPRGAAPRVILDSTPAYIYQRTALDHLPDLPGQPRCIFVLREPASQILSLFNYFQNNWSWIPAGMGFGDYLRAIEDGSHDFSGNELARDALTNAAYVDFLRPWRDRLGEGRMFVCTFDELRRDAPALTRRIAQWTGLDPSFYDSHDFASENESYVPRSRGLQNLNIALRERLPKGALYRGLRGVYRRLNTTRPPAQPDPDQHLARLRDRFAPANAALAAEFGLDLSGWG; encoded by the coding sequence ATGACCCCCGACTGGCTGCCCAACCTGTTCATCTGCGGCGTGCCCAAGGCCGGGACCAGTTCGCTGCATCGCTGGCTGTCGGATCATCCCGACGCCTTCGGCGCGCTGGACAAGGAGGCGCGGTTCTTCATGGACCCCGGCGGGCATATCCACCGCCCGGATTTCAACATCGCCAACGGACTGGAGGGTTATCGCAGCCAGTTCCCCATTCCCCGGGGCGCCGCGCCACGGGTCATTCTGGATTCGACCCCCGCCTATATCTATCAGCGAACCGCGCTGGATCATCTGCCCGACCTGCCCGGCCAGCCGCGCTGCATCTTCGTTCTGCGCGAACCGGCCAGCCAGATCCTGTCGCTGTTCAACTATTTCCAGAACAACTGGTCATGGATTCCCGCCGGGATGGGCTTTGGCGACTATCTGCGCGCCATCGAGGATGGCAGCCATGATTTCAGCGGCAACGAGCTGGCCCGCGATGCGCTGACCAACGCGGCCTATGTCGATTTCCTGCGGCCGTGGCGCGACCGTCTGGGCGAGGGGCGCATGTTCGTCTGCACCTTCGACGAATTGCGCCGCGACGCGCCCGCCCTGACCCGGCGCATCGCGCAATGGACGGGGCTGGACCCGTCCTTCTATGACAGCCACGATTTCGCCAGCGAGAACGAAAGCTATGTGCCCCGGTCGCGCGGGTTGCAGAACCTGAATATCGCGCTGCGGGAACGTCTGCCCAAAGGCGCGCTGTACCGGGGTTTGCGCGGGGTTTACCGGCGGCTGAACACCACCCGCCCCCCGGCGCAGCCCGACCCGGATCAGCATCTGGCCCGGCTGCGGGACCGCTTTGCCCCGGCCAATGCGGCACTGGCGGCAGAGTTCGGGCTGGATCTGTCGGGCTGGGGCTGA